ACTTATAATACCTTCAGATGATTTAAATATTATAGTTACCGATTCAGACTATGAAGAGATTGAAGCTTATCTTTTAGAAACCTGCGGTGAAATGGAAACCGTTTATTTTTCAGAAAATCAAACAACAGAAAATTCTTATTCTGATAAAGAGAAAGCAATGGAGCATTATAATCAAGGATTGGTGGCTTTTGATAATCAAGATTATAAAAAAGCGATGACTCTGTACAAAAAAGCAGTCAAAGAGGATAAAACATTTGCTTTTGCTTGGGATAACCTGGGAAGGACGTATAGAGCACTGGGAGATTATAAAGAAGCTATAAAGTGTTATAAAAAATCGCTTAGAATTGATCCAAAAGGAGGTATGCCTTTAATGAATATAGCTGTGGCCTATGGTTTTTTGGAGCAATTTGATAAAGCTAAAAAAGCATATCGACAGTATGGTAAAGTCTTTGAGAATGATCCGGAAACTTATTTTGGGTTAGGTCGGATTTTTGCTTTAGATAGCGATTTTGAAAATGCCTTAGATAATATGATGCAAGCTTATTTGTTATATCAAGAAATAAACTCGCCTTATAAAAAAGATGCCGAGACATTTATAGGAATACTGTATCAAGAGTTAGAAAAGCAAGGAAAAACAGAGGCTTTCAATAGAATAGCAAAAAAATATAAGATTCAAATTTCAGAAGATTAATAATATGAAAATAATAGTTCCTATGGCTGGACGAGGGTCTCGTCTTAGACCACATAGTTTAACAGTACCTAAACCATTAATTCCTGTGGCGGGACAGCCAATAGTCCACAGATTAGTAAAAGATATAGCTAAAGTTTTAGACCAACCAATTACAGAGATTGCTTTTGTTTTAGGTGACCCAGCTTGGTTTGGAGAGGATGTCGTATCTAGTTTAAAAGAATTAGCGGCAAGTTTAGGAGCTAAAGGATCAATTTACAGACAAGATCAACCTTTAGGGACAGGTCATGCCATAATGTGTGCTAAGGACTCGTTATCAGGACCTGCTGTAATTGCATATGCCGATACGTTAATTAGAGCCGATTTTAATCTAGACCCGGAAGCAGATGCCGTTATTTGGGTGAAACAGGTAGAGCAACCAGAAGCTTATGGTGTTGTTAAATTAAATGAGCATAAAGAAATTGTCGAACTCGTTGAAAAACCAGAACAATTTGTTAGCGATTTAGCAGTGATTGGTATCTATTATTTTAAAGAGGTTAGCCAATTAAAAGACCAACTTCAAGTGGTGTTAGATAATAATATTATTCATGGTGGAGAATACCAGATAAACGATGGTATTAAAGGGATGATGGCAGACGGGAAAGTCTTTAAAACAGGAGAAGTTAGCGAATGGATGGATTGCGGGAATAAAGCCATTACTTTACAAACCAATCAACGTATGCTAGGTTTCTTGAAAGCAGACGGGGAGGAGCAATTAATAGCGTCTAACGTTACAAACGATAATTCAACAATAATAGAACCATGCTATATCGGAGAAAATGTTGTGCTTAAAAACACTACTATTGGACCGTTTGTATCTGTTGGTAACAACTGTGTGATAACCGATTCGACCGTTAAAAATAGTCTAATACAAAACCATACCACCATAAAAAATGCTACTTTAGACGAAGCTATGATTGGTAATCATGTTAAGTTTGATGGAAAGTTCACCAAAATTAGTATTGGTGATTATTCTATGTTAGAATAATAGTGGTGATGTATTAATTACTGCCATTTAGAATGCAGCGAAGAATCTATAACAATGAAAAAACAGTTTTATATAGTACTTATTGGCTTTGTAGCACTGCTATTTCCGCAGGTTACTAGTGCGCAAGGTGATTTTAATAAACCGCCTGATGATGACTTAGGGGATGTTTCTGATGCGTATCAGGAATACTTTTTTGAGGCCTTAAAACAAAAGGGTATAGAAAATTATCAACGTGCAGTAGAAAACTTGTTGGAATGTATTGCGTTGGATGATTCTGAAGCTATTTTGTATTTTGAATTAGGTAAAAATTATAATCAGCTTAAAAACTTTGGAGCAGCGGAAGATGCGTTAAAGATTGCTGTCAATAAAATCCCTGATAACGAGTGGTTTTTAGATGAATTATATAGTACATATATTCAACAAAAAGAATATAAAAAAGCTATTAAAACAGTTAAGCAGTTAGTCAAATATCATCCTGATTATAGAGAGGATTTAGCTAATATTTATATGCAGACCGGCGATTTTAAAGAAGCGCTTAAAGTATTAGATCAATTGGATGAAGAATTAGGTATTACTAAAGAACGAGATATCTTAAGAAACAGAATTTATAATGCCACCGGTCAAAAAAAGGATCAGATAGCAAATTTGGAAGATCGTGTAGATAAACATCCTGATTCTGAAGACACCTATTTAAGGTTAATTTATCGCTATAGCGAAAGTGGCGCATTAAAAAAAGCATTTGAAACGGCTAAAAAACTGTTGAAGGTTAATCCAGAGTCCGAGTTAGTACATTTGGCACTTTATAAATTTTATCTAGAAGAAGGTGATAATGACAAGGCTATTACATCTATGAAAATTGCATTGCAAAGTTCTCAGATTAATCCAGAGTCAAAGATTAAGGTCTTGGCCGATTTTGTGAAATTTGTAAGTAAAAATCAGCAGTACGAACAAGATTTGGTTAGTGTGACTTCTATGTTAACAAAAATCGAGTCTAGCGGAAAAACGTTAGTGGAGTTAGCACAGTACTATTTGTTAAAAGGTGAAAAACAAAAAGCGCTTAATTTTTATGAGGAGGCACTTCAAAAGGAAGAAGAAAACTTTGGTATTTTAAGAAACATTATATTACTTCATATAGATTTAAAACAGTTTAATGAAGCAGAAGAAAAAAGTAAGGAAGGTCTGGAGATTTTTCCTTCACAACCCGTATTATATTTAGCAAACGGAGTGGCATTAAATTACTTAAGCCGTCCTAATGAAGCGATTGATAGTTTAGAAATGGGTTTAGATTATATCATTGAAGACACTAAGATGGAAATAGATTTTTACAAACAATTAGCCAAAGCAAACACTGCTATTGACAATTTATCTAAGGCAAAAACGTTTACAGATAAAGCTAATAAACTCCGAGGATTAAACTAATGACATTTAAAACACGCATAGCACTTATCTTAATCCTATTGATCGTAGTGGTCTCTGGTTGTAAAGGAAGTAAAACAGTGGTCTCTAATGGCGCTGTAAATACTGGTTTAACAACTAAACAACTGATTAGAAATAGTACAAAAGCTAATATTGAGTTTACAACCTTAGTGTCTAGATTAAAAATCGAAACAACTCAAAAAGGAAGTTCTAAAAGTTATACTGTAAATTTAAAGATTGAAAAAGACAAGCAAATATTAATAACATCTACACCTATTAGTATTATCAAGGCTATAATAACCCCTGATAGAGTTGCTTTTTATAACAAATGGGACAATACTTTTTTTGATGGCGATTTTGCTTACTTAAGTAATCTTTTAGGAACAGATTTGGACTTTAAAAAAGTGCAAAATTTATTGTTAGGAGAATCACTTTTTGATTTAAATGATGATAAATACGAGCTAACAGCAAATGATAAGTCGTATATCCTGCAACCCAAAAAACAACGAGATTTGTTTGAGTTATTGTTGTTTGTAAATCCATCGCATTACAAAATGGACGCTCAGGAAATAACACAACCTAAAGAAAAACGTATTTTGCATATAGATTATCTTACTTACCAACAAGTGGATAAAAAAACATTACCGGAACAGACCAAAATATTAGCTGTGGAGGATGAAGAGGAACTTGAAATTAATTTAGAACTTAAGTCTGTTAAATTAAACGAAAACATTCGTTTTGCGTTTAAAATCCCAACTGGTTTTACAAAAATAGAATTGTAATTTATGAAACAACGTTTACTCCTTTTAAGTGTGATTTGTTTTGTTTTGCTTGGCAGTACTTCCGCTTTAGCGCAAAAAAATAAAATTGACCAATTAGAAGCACAGCGTTTAGAAATTAAACAACAGATTAAACAAATAAATGATCTATTGTTTAAAAATCAATCTAAACAAAAAAGTCAAACCACATTAATAGAAGATTTAAATTACAAATTAAGTGTTAGACGTAACTTGATTAAAGTAACCAACCAGCAAGCTAATTTGATTAATAGATCTATTAATGTTAATCAAAAAAAGATATCAAATTTACGTGAGGAGTTGGTTATTCTAAAAGATAACTATGC
This portion of the Olleya sp. Bg11-27 genome encodes:
- a CDS encoding tetratricopeptide repeat protein, producing MKPITILMTLLISSIGFAQDNSEKIVDVAYDACDCIGNIERTLNTEEKSEEIKTCITSANMAWQMSKTMAEMSQKVSDTLGQLEDFSKIDSLIIPSDDLNIIVTDSDYEEIEAYLLETCGEMETVYFSENQTTENSYSDKEKAMEHYNQGLVAFDNQDYKKAMTLYKKAVKEDKTFAFAWDNLGRTYRALGDYKEAIKCYKKSLRIDPKGGMPLMNIAVAYGFLEQFDKAKKAYRQYGKVFENDPETYFGLGRIFALDSDFENALDNMMQAYLLYQEINSPYKKDAETFIGILYQELEKQGKTEAFNRIAKKYKIQISED
- a CDS encoding DUF4292 domain-containing protein codes for the protein MTFKTRIALILILLIVVVSGCKGSKTVVSNGAVNTGLTTKQLIRNSTKANIEFTTLVSRLKIETTQKGSSKSYTVNLKIEKDKQILITSTPISIIKAIITPDRVAFYNKWDNTFFDGDFAYLSNLLGTDLDFKKVQNLLLGESLFDLNDDKYELTANDKSYILQPKKQRDLFELLLFVNPSHYKMDAQEITQPKEKRILHIDYLTYQQVDKKTLPEQTKILAVEDEEELEINLELKSVKLNENIRFAFKIPTGFTKIEL
- a CDS encoding tetratricopeptide repeat protein, which produces MKKQFYIVLIGFVALLFPQVTSAQGDFNKPPDDDLGDVSDAYQEYFFEALKQKGIENYQRAVENLLECIALDDSEAILYFELGKNYNQLKNFGAAEDALKIAVNKIPDNEWFLDELYSTYIQQKEYKKAIKTVKQLVKYHPDYREDLANIYMQTGDFKEALKVLDQLDEELGITKERDILRNRIYNATGQKKDQIANLEDRVDKHPDSEDTYLRLIYRYSESGALKKAFETAKKLLKVNPESELVHLALYKFYLEEGDNDKAITSMKIALQSSQINPESKIKVLADFVKFVSKNQQYEQDLVSVTSMLTKIESSGKTLVELAQYYLLKGEKQKALNFYEEALQKEEENFGILRNIILLHIDLKQFNEAEEKSKEGLEIFPSQPVLYLANGVALNYLSRPNEAIDSLEMGLDYIIEDTKMEIDFYKQLAKANTAIDNLSKAKTFTDKANKLRGLN
- a CDS encoding sugar phosphate nucleotidyltransferase, with protein sequence MKIIVPMAGRGSRLRPHSLTVPKPLIPVAGQPIVHRLVKDIAKVLDQPITEIAFVLGDPAWFGEDVVSSLKELAASLGAKGSIYRQDQPLGTGHAIMCAKDSLSGPAVIAYADTLIRADFNLDPEADAVIWVKQVEQPEAYGVVKLNEHKEIVELVEKPEQFVSDLAVIGIYYFKEVSQLKDQLQVVLDNNIIHGGEYQINDGIKGMMADGKVFKTGEVSEWMDCGNKAITLQTNQRMLGFLKADGEEQLIASNVTNDNSTIIEPCYIGENVVLKNTTIGPFVSVGNNCVITDSTVKNSLIQNHTTIKNATLDEAMIGNHVKFDGKFTKISIGDYSMLE